In Dasypus novemcinctus isolate mDasNov1 chromosome 10, mDasNov1.1.hap2, whole genome shotgun sequence, one DNA window encodes the following:
- the LOC101427437 gene encoding olfactory receptor 8H1-like translates to MVSGNNTNVPNFILMGFTDSEVIGQVLFMLFLLIYLITVLGNAGMVLIIRMDLQLQTPMYFFLSHFSFLDLSYSTVITPKTLENLLTSNKYISFMGCFTQMSFFFLLVVTEGFLLSSMAYDRYVAICNPLYYQLIMSGRVCCSLVAGSYMIGFTESLVNVVYMNNLHFCNSNVIYHFFCDLTPVLALSCSDTHDIEIMIFILGSLNVMVSLTIIFMSYGAILSTILKINSTSGKRKAFSTCASHLLVVTIFYGTMIFTYLKPKNSYSFGKDQVASVFYTIVIPMLNPFIYSLRNKDVKNALIRVMQKRQGSRQLE, encoded by the coding sequence ATGGTAAGTGGGAATAACACAAATGTGCCTAACTTCATCCTTATGGGATTCACAGACTCTGAAGTGATCGGACAGGTTCTCTTTATGCTGTTTCTCCTGATATACCTAATTACTGTGCTCGGAAATGCAGGGATGGTATTGATAATTCGCATGGATCTCCAGCTTCAaacccccatgtactttttcctcagtCACTTCTCATTCCTTGACCTCAGTTACTCAACCGTCATCACACCTAAAACCTTAGAGAATTTACTCACTTCCaacaaatatatttcattcatgGGCTGCTTCAcccagatgtctttttttttcttactggttGTCACTGAAGGTTTCCTTCTCTCTTCAATGGCTTATGACCGCTATGTAGCTATCTGCAACCCTCTTTACTACCAACTTATTATGTCCGGGAGAGTCTGCTGTTCCCTCGTCGCTGGGTCCTACATGATTGGTTTTACTGAATCATTAGTTAATGTTGTTTATATGAACAATTTGCATTTCTGCAACTCCAATGTTAtctatcactttttctgtgacttAACCCCAGTTTTAGCCCTGTCCTGCTCTGACACTCATGACATTGAAATCATGATATTCATTCTCGGTAGTTTAAATGTAATGGTGTCTCTTACCATAATCTTTATGTCCTACGGGGCCATTCTATCAActattcttaaaattaattcCACTTCAGGAAAGCGCAAAGCCTTCTCTACCTGTGCCTCCCACCTCCTGGTGGTCACCATTTTTTACGGCACCatgatttttacttatttaaaaccaaaaaattcCTACTCATTTGGGAAGGATCAAGTGGCATCTGTGTTTTATACCATTGTGATCCCCATGCTGAATCCATTCATTTATAGTCTTAGGAACAAAGACGTGAAAAATGCACTCATTAGAGTCATGCAGAAGAGACAGGGCTCCAGGCAATTGGAATGA